One region of Jatrophihabitans cynanchi genomic DNA includes:
- a CDS encoding ATP-binding protein translates to MTTTTTSKASTVDAAAQASIGAAARELHLPTVRTESARLADIANRERLTHLAYLAEVLAAEVDDRTERRRTRRINDAKFPRLKRLADFNVDAVPTIQAATLAHLAAGHYMDAGEPVVLLGHSGTGKSHLLIGLGLAACEQGRRVRYVTTAQLVNELVEAADERVLSRVVCPRTTSCP, encoded by the coding sequence ATGACCACCACGACCACCTCGAAGGCGTCGACCGTCGACGCAGCAGCACAGGCCTCCATCGGCGCAGCGGCTCGCGAGCTGCACCTGCCGACCGTCCGCACCGAATCCGCACGGCTGGCAGACATCGCCAACCGGGAACGACTGACGCACCTGGCCTACCTGGCCGAGGTCCTTGCAGCCGAAGTTGATGACCGCACCGAACGACGCCGCACCCGACGCATCAACGACGCGAAATTCCCCCGCCTGAAACGACTCGCCGACTTCAACGTCGACGCCGTCCCCACCATCCAGGCCGCCACCCTCGCCCACCTCGCTGCCGGGCACTACATGGACGCCGGCGAACCAGTCGTGCTACTCGGCCACTCCGGCACCGGCAAGTCCCACCTGCTCATCGGCCTCGGCCTCGCCGCCTGCGAACAAGGCCGCCGAGTCCGCTACGTCACCACCGCACAGCTCGTCAACGAACTCGTCGAAGCCGCCGACGAACGCGTCCTCTCACGAGTGGTCTGTCCGCGTACGACCTCATGTCCCTAG